A single Limanda limanda chromosome 19, fLimLim1.1, whole genome shotgun sequence DNA region contains:
- the sytl1 gene encoding synaptotagmin-like protein 1, whose amino-acid sequence MEGEPADASLDLSHLTDQEQSLVLQVLQRDVELRHRDEGRVRILQQTETDPTLLRTQSGAWFSEECSRRHRNRTSVGDLVHATVRHKKTKSKDVPLSGLFNGDATTRLNDASPDAERRLQDNKDEHGELVMTEKHPHLQSQGLKHRNSSLSSKDSERRSADLSEEPEDDFDCHNGDTDSLSSNLTEPASLRTSSSTSSLQSGYTLSGSMMSLFSSGDFGMVEVRGRIQFSLVYETKKEELHVKVFRCEDIASGRNNRSDPYVKTYLLPDKSSHSKKKTSVKKKTLNPVYDQTLRYKVRIGELRSRTLNLSVWHAEALGRNVFLGEVEVALDLWDWTCTQPLWQDLQPRVNLNLDSISSRGTIMLSIKFIPDKSEGNGLPLTGELYIWIREAQGLLTNKGSGIDSYVRSYILPDASRQSGQKTRVVKNSISPTYNHTMVYDGFHSSDLREACAELMVWQREGLKRSVLGGIRLSCGNGQSYGEDVSWMDSTEQEVTVWTSMIENPNHWIDAMLPIRTNLAHRSE is encoded by the exons ATGGAGGGGGAGCCGGCTGATGCTTCTCTTGACCTGAGCCACCTGACGGACCAGGAGCAGTCACTTGTCCTGCAGGTCTTACAACGGGACGTGGAGCTGCGTCATCGCGATGAAGGACGAGTAAG GATCCTCCAGCAGACAGAGACCGACCCGACACTTCTGCGCACACAGTCGGGGGCATGGTTCAGCGAGGAGTGCAGCAGGCGCCATCGCAACCGGACGTCTGTCGGCGATCTCGTGCACGCCACTGTACGCCACAAGAAGACTAAGAGCAAAG atGTGCCCCTGAGCGGACTGTTTAATGGAGATGCGACAACACGACTCAACGACGCCTCTCCTGATGCAGAGAGAAGACTGCAGGACAACAAGGACGAGCATGGAGAGTTGGTGATGACAGAGAAACATCCTCATCTTCAATCCCAGGGTCTCAAGCATAGAAATAGTTCCTTGTCATCTAAAG ACAGCGAAAGGAGAAGTGCAGACCtctcagaggaaccagag gatGACTTTGACTGCCACAACGGGGACACAGACTCTCTGAGCAGCAATCTGACAGAGCCAGCCTCTCTGAGAACtagcagctccaccagcagcctTCAATCAGGCTATACT ctcagTGGGAGCATGATGAGTCTGTTCAGCTCTGGAGATTTCGGGATGGTGGAGGTGAGGGGCCGTATCCAGTTCTCATTGGTTTACGAGACGAAGAAGGAGGAGCTGCATGTGAAAGTTTTCCGCTGCGAGGACATCGCTTCAGGGCGCAACAACCGCTCTGACCC ATATGTTAAAACCTATCTGTTGCCGGACAAGTCGAGTCACAGTAAGAAGAAAActtcagtgaagaagaagacactCAACCCGGTCTATGATCAGACACTCCGA TATAAAGTGAGGATTGGGGAGCTGCGGAGTCGGACCCTGAACCTGTCGGTGTGGCACGCCGAGGCCCTCGGGAGGAACGTGTTCCTgggtgaggtggaggtggcTCTGGATCTCTGGGACTGGACCTGCACACAGCCACTGTGGCAGGACCTGCAGCCACGA GTTAATTTGAATCTAGACTCCATCAGCAGCCGTGGGACCATCATGCTCTCTATTAAGTTCATCCCAGACAAATCTGAGG gtaATGGTCTCCCCCTGACAGGAGAACTTTACATCTGGATCCGGGAGGCTCAAGGCCTCCTGACCAACAAAGGAAGCGGTATAGACTCATACGTTAGAAG CTACATACTCCCGGATGCAAGCAGACAAAGTGGTCAGAAGACGCGTGTGGTGAAGAACTCCATCAGCCCCACTTACAACCACACCATGGTGTACGATGGCTTCCACTCCAGCGACCTGAGAGAGGCCTGCGCCGAGCTGATGGTCTGGCAGCGCGAAGGGTTAAAGAGGAGCGTCTTGGGAGGGATTCGTCTGAGCTGTGGAAACG
- the cd164l2 gene encoding CD164 sialomucin-like 2 protein, producing MQHLVLKVLCSTLLLLAGVPYVYSQADCSQAESCDLCVGDSMLNLTGCVWRLCPDGNDTGACLTDEGDSADTSRNCSWTRVSELCTVVEAVAEGGGEGDSGDGSDSSSEFSQAKFDMSSFIGGIILVLCLQAGGFFAMRFFKSKEQSNYDPIDSALVQQQPPVAGVTHSTQ from the exons ATGCAGCATTTGGTATTGAAGGTCCTGTGTTCCACACTGCTGCTTCTAGCTGGGGTGCCCTATGTGTACTCACAGGCAG attgTTCCCAAGCGGAATCATGTGACTTGTGCGTTGGAGACTCCATGCTCAACCTGACAGGCTGCGTCTGGAGGCTTTGTCCAGAtg GTAATGATACGGGGGCGTGTCTGACTGATGAGGGCGACTCAGCAGACACCTCCAGGAACTGCAGCTGGACCAGAGTGTCTGAACTGTGCACAG TTGTAGAGGCAGTGGCTGAGGGAGGAGGCGAAGGTGACTCAG GTGATGGCAGTGACTCGTCTTCAGAGTTCTCCCAGGCCAAGTTTGACATGTCCAGTTTCATCGGCGGCATCATCCTGGTGCTGTGCCTGCAGGCGGGCGGCTTCTTCGCCATGCGTTTCTTCAAATCCAAAGAGCAGAGCAACTATGACCCCAT CGATAGTGCgttggtgcagcagcagcctccggTGGCAGGAGTGACCCATAGCACCCAATAG
- the gpr3 gene encoding G protein-coupled receptor 3 — MILNASDLGWDESSGADPFLPLDQLDGPSSYEVPPLTVWGVALCVSGTLIATENAIVVTTILATPSLRAPVFLLLISLGLADLLAGVALVLQFLFVFCVEPSDWSELLTSGLLVTSLTASLCSLMGVALDRYLSLSHALTYGSGQSRRRAAGLLLLVWLGACVIGAGPAMGWHCLGEPDSCSVARPLTRTYLSLLCGGFLVVVMVTLQLYAGICRVARRHAHAIATQRHFQTANHSYASHHSSGRGFSRLILVLSVFVGCWMPFSLWGLLGDASSSPLYTYATLVPAAGSSLLNPILYSLRNKDIRKVLLQACCPHRCQHNNAQIHYPVDV; from the coding sequence ATGATCCTCAACGCCTCTGACCTGGGCTGGGATGAGTCCTCAGGTGCTGACCCCTTCCTCCCCCTGGACCAGCTGGATGGCCCGTCTTCGTACGAGGTCCCGCCCCTCACGGTGTGGGGCGTGGCCCTGTGTGTTTCCGGAACTCTCATCGCCACCGAGAACGCCATCGTGGTCACCACCATCCTGGCCACGCCTTCCCTGCGCGCCCCCGTGTTCCTGCTGCTGATCAGCCTGGGGCTGGCAGACCTCCTGGCGGGGGTCGCCCTGgtcctccagttcctcttcgTCTTCTGTGTGGAGCCCAGTGATTGGTCAGAGCTGCTGACCTCGGGCCTGCTGGTGACGTCGCTGACCGCCTCGCTCTGCAGCCTGATGGGCGTGGCCCTGGACCGCTACCTGTCTCTGAGCCACGCCCTCACCTACGGATCGGGACAGTCCCGCCGCCGGGCCGcgggcctgctgctgctggtgtggctGGGGGCGTGCGTGATCGGGGCGGGGCCTGCGATGGGCTGGCACTGCCTCGGGGAGCCGGACTCCTGCTCCGTGGCGCGACCCCTGACCCGGACATACCTGTCGCTGCTGTGTGGGGGCTTCCTGGTGGTTGTCATGGTCACCCTGCAGCTGTACGCCGGGATCTGCCGCGTGGCACGGCGGCACGCCCACGCCATCGCCACCCAGAGGCACTTCCAGACAGCCAACCACTCCTATGCAAGCCATCACAGCAGTGGGCGGGGCTTCTCCCGGCTGATCCTGgtgctcagtgtgtttgtgggcTGCTGGATGCCTTTCTCCCTGTGGGGGCTGCTGGGAGACGCCTCCAGCTCCCCTCTGTACACCTACGCCACCTTGGTGCCAGCAGCCGGCAGCTCCCTGCTGAACCCCATCCTCTACAGTCTGAGGAACAAAGACATCCGCAAGGTGCTGCTTCAGGCCTGCTGCCCCCACAGATGCCAGCACAACAACGCACAGATACACTACCCAGTGGATGTGTAG
- the wasf2 gene encoding wiskott-Aldrich syndrome protein family member 2, which yields MPLVTRNIEPRYVCRQTIPTKIRSELECVTNISLANIIRQLGSLSKYAEDVFGELFVQAGAFAIRVNTLGERVDRLQVKVTQLDPKEEEVSLQAITTRKAFRSSVTQDQQLFCRPSLPMPVQDTYKTCDPPPPLNYLSHYRDDGKEALKFYTDPSYFFELWKEKMLQDTKDIMKEKRKHRKEKKDHLNQRTLNPRKIKTRKDEWERRKMGEEFMVPKNDEMNSTEGLNGSIGSGEGFTSEGLELSSGSYAYEPGSPLPVPGSDDYLPPPPPDMAYNDGQYGGQNQKRVSVLSPSHPPPAPPMASSPANSRPNLAPPPAPPPPPPSSGFGVPPPPPGFDSPPSPPPFSQSSSAYPSPPAPPPPPDMCAVSPPPPPPPPMSTGGGPPPPPPPPPPPGPPPPSFSNSAHPPSGGGGASSSAPKPQAADEGDESGGTRNNLLQAIRQGFNLRKVEAQREQDKRDNFGNDVAAILSRRIAVECSDSEDDSSEFDDEEWSE from the exons ATGCCTCTGGTGACGAGGAATATAGAGCCGCGTTATGTGTGTCGCCAGACCATCCCTACGAAAATTCGTAGCGAGCTGGAATGTGTCACCAATATCAGCCTGGCCAACATCATCCGCCAGCTCGGCAGCCTCA GTAAGTATGCAGAGGATGTGTTCGGGGAGCTGTTCGTGCAGGCTGGAGCATTTGCCATCAGAGTAAATACACTAGGAGAAAGAGTGGATCGTCTGCAGGTCAAAgtcacacagctggaccccaaagaggaggagg tctctctccaGGCGATCACCACCCGTAAGGCGTTCCGCAGCAGCGTGACCCAGGATCAGCAGCTGTTCTGCAGACCGTCTCTGCCAATGCCGGTCCAAGACACCTACAAGACCTGTGATCCGCCTCCACCGCTCAACTACCTCAGCCACTACCG GGACGATGGGAAGGAGGCCCTGAAGTTTTACACAGATCCTTCGTACTTCTTTGAACTGTGGAAGGAGAAGATGCTGCAGGACACCAAGGACATCATGAAGGAGAAACGCAAGCACAGA aaggagaaaaaagacCACCTGAACCAGCGGACTCTCAACCCTCGCAAGATCAAGACCCGGAAGGATGAGTGGGAACGTCGCAAGATGGGAGAGGAGTTTATGGTGCCAAAGAATGATGAGAT GAATTCCACTGAGGGCCTGAATGGCAGTATTGGATCCGGAGAAGGCTTCACGTCTGAAGGCCTCGAGCTGAGCTCCGGCTCCTACGCTTATGAACCCGGCTCCCCTCTCCCTGTGCCGGGCTCTGATGActacctgcctcctccacctccagacaTGGC GTACAATGATGGACAGTACGGAGGACAGAACCAGAAGCGTGTCAGCGTGCTCAGTCCGAGCCACCCACCCCCAGCTCCCCCCATGGCCTCTTCCCCAGCCAACTCCCGCCCTAACCTTGCACCTCCCCcagcacctcctccccctcctccatcctctggGTTTGGGGTCCCCCCGCCTCCCCCTGGCTTCGActcccccccatcccctcctcccttctcccagTCTTCCTCCGCCTATCCTTCCCCAcctgctccccctcctccccctgacATGTgtgctgtttctcctcctcctccacctccacctcctatGTCCACAGGTGGCGgtcctccaccgcctcctcctcctccgcctcccccTGGCCCTCCTCCCCCATCCTTCAGCAACTCTGCTCATCCTCCCTCTGGTGGCGGGGGGGCGTCCAGCTCTGCTCCCAAACCGCAGGCGGCAGACGAAGGGGACGAGTCCGGTGGCACTcgcaataatctgctgcaggcCATCCGACAAg GTTTCAATCTGCGGAAGGTGGAAGCTCAGCGGGAGCAGGACAAGCGGGATAACTTTGGCAACGATGTGGCTGCCATCCTGTCCCGTCGTATCGCTGTGGAGTGCAGCGACAGCGAGGACGACTCTTCAGAGTTTGACGACGAGGAGTGGTCCGAATGA
- the LOC133026299 gene encoding probable methyltransferase-like protein 24, with amino-acid sequence MRTCARWRSRGGSLLLRLRWRMPLLLLAPPVLLALQLLLVVGPRFPSAAGAGPEEQEDAVAFSVISIEPERSNPSLRRGIPSSSSSRRLGPEEEEEEVEDGERGEGARAYEDENEIHQVGSRALEVQPWADNKPSFTAELSRLITYITRPQLNCSRVLSPGQAQASQPPAASPHWLLCAEDWLLPVAHRPCVAYSFSMDGRDADFVKTVTGLGCEVHRFDPSNSNTANGHLSNSLASNHSDRGVVSQHKMWLEWRAPRRRKRKARGNLGSVSQTLADIMAALGHHTVHFMFADLLSAEWRVFQNWIESGSLQSVHHLVATVHLQWAGFEVGGTDEEVLCYWFSILQGLRASGLKLVHSSAGDGHSVLKRTVGDAHSSYTLSWVNTRH; translated from the exons ATGCGGACCTGTGCGCGGTGGAGGAGCCGCGGCGggagcctcctcctccggctccgcTGGAGGATGCCGCTCCTGCTCCTGGCGCCGCCGGTTCTCCTGgcgctccagctcctcctcgtcGTCGGGCCGCGGTTCCCTTCAGCCGCCGGGGCCGGgccggaggagcaggaggacgcgGTCGCCTTCTCGGTCATTAGCATCGAGCCAGAGAGGAGTAACCCGTCCCTCCGCCGGGGAatcccgtcctcctcctcctcccgcagACTGGGtccggaggaagaggaagaggaggtggaagatggagagagaggggagggagccCGAGCCTATGAGGATGAGAACGAGATACATCAG GTTGGATCCAGAGCCCTGGAGGTGCAGCCGTGGGCGGACAACAAGCCGTCCTTCACGGCAGAGCTCAGTCGTCTCATCACGTACATCACCAGGCCACAG CTGAACTGCTCCAGGGTTTTATCTCCCGGTCAGGCTCAGGCCTCACAGCCCCCTGCCGCCTCACCCCACTGGCTGCTGTGTGCTGAGGACTGGCTCCTTCCAGTTGCACACAGGCCATGTGTTGCATACTCCTTCAG TATGGATGGAAGAGATGCAGACTTTGTCAAGACTGTGACTGGGCTCGGATGTGAGGTGCACAGGTTTGATCCCAGCAACTCCAATACAGCTAATGGTCACCTTAGCAACAGTTTGGCTAGTAACCACAGCGACAGAGGTGTGGTCAGCCAGCACAAGATGTGGCTGGAGTGGCGTGCTCCAAGGAGGCGCAAGCGCAAGGCAAGAGGCAACCTGGGTAGTGTCTCGCAAACACTGGCAGACATCATGGCAGCTCTCGGACATCACACt GTTCACTTTATGTTCGCCGACCTGCTCAGCGCAGAGTGGCGAGTTTTCCAGAACTGGATTGAGTCAGGAAGTCTGCAGAGTGTCCATCATCTGGTCGCCACAGTGCATCTGCAATGGGCAGGGTTTGAGGTGGGAGGAACCGATGAGGAGGTGCTGTGCTATTGGTTCAGCATCCTGCAGGGCCTGAGAGCTTCTGGCCTGAAGCTGGTCCACAGCTCTGCAGGAGATGGTCACAGTGTCCTGAAGCGGACTGTGGGCGACGCTCACAGCTCTTACACACTGAGCTGGGTCAACACaagacattaa